The Pseudomonas sp. FP198 genomic interval TCGACCTGCGCGTATTGGGCATGGACTACCGCGTCGGCGTCATCGTTGAAGGCGACAAGAGCGACATGCCCGACCCGGCCTGCCAGGTCAACGAGCGTTATGTCGATGTCGAGTGGCCGTTACGCTGCCGAGGCCCGCTGGAGCTGGGCGCGAAAGCCTGCCGCCTGGACAACGACGGGCTGGGCAAGGTCGCGGCGAAGCTGGCCGGCGACCGCCTCGGCGACAAGATCGACGAGAAGCTCGGCGACAAGGTCAGCCCCGAGCTCAAAGACGCGCTCAAGGGGCTGTTCAAGCGATGACATCCGAGCAGTTTTCCAGCGCCGTATTGGATTGGTTCGACCGCCACGGGCGCCATGACCTGCCCTGGCAGCAAGACATAAACCCGTATCGGGTGTGGGTCTCGGAGATCATGCTCCAGCAGACCCAGGTCAGCACCGTGCTCAATTACTTCGACCGGTTCATGGCCGCCCTGCCTTCCGTCCAGGCCCTTGCCGCCGCGCCGGAGGATGAAGTGCTGCATCTGTGGACCGGGCTGGGCTATTACACCCGCGCCCGCAATCTGCAGAAAACCGCGAAAATCGTCGTCGAGCAATACGGCGGCGAGTTTCCCCAGGATGTGGAAAAGCTCACCGAACTGCCGGGAATCGGCCTATCCACCGCTGGCGCGATTGCCAGCATCAGCATGGGCCTGCGGGCGCCGATTCTCGATGGCAACGTCAAGCGGGTGCTGGCGCGCTTTACTGCCCAGGAAGGCTACCCGGGCGAGCCCAAGGTTGCGAAACAGCTCTGGGCCACCGCCGAACGCTTTACCCCTCAGGATCGGGTCAACGCCTACACCCAGGCGATGATGGACCTGGGCGCCACGCTCTGTACCCGCAGCAGACCCAGTTGCCTGCTCTGCCCGCTGGAAAAAGGCTGCGAAGCCCACATGCTGGGCCTGGAAACCCGTTATCCGATTCCCAAGCCGCGCAAGGAAGTGCCCAAGAAACGCACCTTGATGCCGATGCTGGCTAACCGCGAAGGCGCCATCTTGCTTTACCGCCGCCCATCCACCGGTTTGTGGGGCGGTCTGTGGAGCCTGCCGGAACTCGACGACCTCGATGACCTGCAACACCTGGCCCTGCAACATTCGCTGGAACTGGGCCAGCAGCAGGCAATGCCAAGCCTGGTACACACATTCAGCCACTTCCAGCTGGCCATCGAACCCTGGCTGGTCCGGGTCCGGGAAACCGGCCATCACGTGGCCGAGGCCGACTGGCTCTGGTATAACCTCGCCACCCCGCCGCGCCTGGGCCTCGCCGCCCCGGTCAAGACGTTGCTCGAACGTGCGGCCGCCGTATTGAACGCAGGAGAGTTGCAATGACCCGCACCATCATGTGCCGCAAGTACAAAGAAGAATTGGAAGGCCTGGAGCGCGCACCGTTTCCCGGCGCCAAGGGCCAGGATATCTACGACAATGTCTCGGCCAAGGCCTGGGCCGACTGGCAAAAACACCAGACCCTGCTGATCAACGAAAAACGCCTGAACATGATGAATGCCGAAGATCGCAAATATCTTCAAGGGGAGATGGACAAGTTCTTTTCTGGCGAAGAATACGCCAAGGCCGAGGGCTACGTGCCGCCCTCCGAATAAGCTGCCCGGAGCGGGGGCGAATCGTAAGCGACGGTAATAGTTAAATATTTTTTGATAACTTGCTTGACGCCCCCCTGAAAAACCCGTTTAATGCGCCCCGTTGCCCAGATAGCTCAGTCGGTAGAGCAGGGGATTGAAAATCCCCGTGTCGGCGGTTCGATTCCGTCTCTGGGCACCAAATACCGAAAACCTCGATCAAGAAATTGATCGGGGTTTTTTATTGGCCGGGATTTCTTCCTGTGCCCTGTCGACTCAGTTACATTCGTCCGCCTCCCTCCTCCTGCATGCGAGTCGACATGGATATCACCGGCATCCCCTTCGGCACCACTGACTGGTCCACCATCGAACCCACCGAACACAAAGGCATTACCGGAACCGCTTACTGGCGCACGCAGCATTTCGGCACCGTTCGGGTACGGATGGTGGAATACACGGCCGGCTACCTGGCCGACCATTGGTGCACCAAGGGCCATATCCTGCTCTGTCTCAAAGGCGAGCTGAACACCGAGCTCGAGGACGGCCGGCAATTCCTGCTCAAGCCCGGCATGAGCTATCAGGTGGCCGACCAGGCCGAGCCTCATCGCTCCTCCACTCCATCCGGGGCGACGCTGTTCGTGGTGGATTGAGATTCGAAGCGTTCGCGTCGAAGCTGTAGGATAGATGGCCTTATTCATCAGGAATCCGACCATGTCATCGGCGAACAAACAGCAAAAACGCAGCCAGCGCGCCAAGGAAAAAGCCAAGAAGAATCGCATTCAGCGTGCCGCTGCGCCGAACGACTTCCTGGACCCGAACGACGAGCGCATCGACCTGGAAACCGTGGATCTGTCGGACCTGTTCCGCATCATGAGCGCCGCCGAGAAGGTCAGTCAGAAAGCCATGTGCGAAGCGTTCCTGGGCCATCCATTGCTGGCGCTCGTGCTGG includes:
- a CDS encoding oxidative damage protection protein yields the protein MTRTIMCRKYKEELEGLERAPFPGAKGQDIYDNVSAKAWADWQKHQTLLINEKRLNMMNAEDRKYLQGEMDKFFSGEEYAKAEGYVPPSE
- the mutY gene encoding A/G-specific adenine glycosylase, with product MTSEQFSSAVLDWFDRHGRHDLPWQQDINPYRVWVSEIMLQQTQVSTVLNYFDRFMAALPSVQALAAAPEDEVLHLWTGLGYYTRARNLQKTAKIVVEQYGGEFPQDVEKLTELPGIGLSTAGAIASISMGLRAPILDGNVKRVLARFTAQEGYPGEPKVAKQLWATAERFTPQDRVNAYTQAMMDLGATLCTRSRPSCLLCPLEKGCEAHMLGLETRYPIPKPRKEVPKKRTLMPMLANREGAILLYRRPSTGLWGGLWSLPELDDLDDLQHLALQHSLELGQQQAMPSLVHTFSHFQLAIEPWLVRVRETGHHVAEADWLWYNLATPPRLGLAAPVKTLLERAAAVLNAGELQ
- a CDS encoding DHCW motif cupin fold protein, with the protein product MDITGIPFGTTDWSTIEPTEHKGITGTAYWRTQHFGTVRVRMVEYTAGYLADHWCTKGHILLCLKGELNTELEDGRQFLLKPGMSYQVADQAEPHRSSTPSGATLFVVD